One genomic window of Daphnia pulex isolate KAP4 chromosome 12, ASM2113471v1 includes the following:
- the LOC124209044 gene encoding uncharacterized protein LOC124209044 — translation MADRFIVWPREERYLELSENFQIVDSLGAIDATEFEIRQPLNQLPSYTSRKCKTTIKLQIVSTHDLEIIDAAVGFPGSIGDARVLRLSPLSRALGAKLVRSNYHILGDTAYPLRQHLLVPFRNNHELEDHEMAFNRALKRDRQVVERAFGLLKMKWRRVKFLDYFRMRYAHRTLLVCCCFHNFGLRHDNWLDDAPDVELDDEEDPDYEFDEERETEEGVQKRQFIAEQFIV, via the exons ATGGCTGACCGCTTCATAGTATGGCCGAGAGAAGAAAGATATTTAGAGCTctcagaaaattttcaaattgtagaCAGTCTAG gagCTATCGATGCCACAGAATTTGAAATACGACAACCACTAAACCAGCTGCCATCTTATACTAGCAGAAAATGCAAAACAACTATTAAGCTTCAAATAGTATCTACTCATGATTTGGAAATAATTGACGCTGCGGTTGGATTTCCGGGAAGTATAGGCGATGCAAGAGTTTTGCGTCTCAGTCCCCTCTCTAGAGCATTAGGTGCTAAACTTGTACGATCCAACTATCATATTCTCGGAGATACAGCTTATCCACTTCGGCAACATCTGCTCGTTCCTTTTCGCAATAACCACGAACTAGAAGATCATGAAATGGCCTTCAATCGAGCTCTTAAGAGGGACCGACAGGTTGTGGAAAGAGCATTTGGCCTATTAAAAATGAAGTGGCGAAGAGTAAAGTTCCTGGATTACTTCCGAATGCGGTATGCACACCGTACTTTattggtttgttgttgtttccataaTTTCGGTTTGCGCCATGACAACTGGCTTGACGATGCCCCAGACGTTGAATTGGATGACGAAGAGGATCCTGATTACGAGTTtgacgaagagagagagaccgaaGAGGGTGTACAAAAAAGACAGTTTATTGCAGAACAATTCATCgtttaa